One segment of Magnetospirillum sp. 15-1 DNA contains the following:
- a CDS encoding radical SAM protein, with translation MRVRLTQLDGKLPNLALMRLAAWHRGRGHEVVFTRQVEREMFEGEYDAVYGSAIFTASQPLIERFRQCWPSAIVGGTGSTSAITVEQVVGGRWERCDYRDHPGFLPSLGFTARGCRMKCRFCMVPGSEGRPRSVNAIADLWRGPGHARKLLLLDNDFFGQPEEQWQARVAEIRGGDFRVCFSQGINIRLVDDRVAEALASVQYRDDQFRQRRLYTAWDNLGDERVFFRGVERLDKAGVPPRHLMAYMLVGFDPAETWDRIHYRFGRMVAAGIRPYPMVFDPARRDLKQFQRWAVTGLYRAVPWADYDPSIRKRNAGSQLALAVA, from the coding sequence ATGCGCGTCCGCCTGACCCAGCTCGACGGCAAGCTGCCCAATCTTGCCTTGATGCGGCTGGCGGCATGGCATCGGGGCCGGGGCCACGAGGTGGTGTTCACTCGTCAGGTCGAGCGAGAGATGTTCGAGGGCGAGTACGATGCCGTCTATGGTTCGGCCATCTTCACCGCCAGCCAGCCGCTGATCGAGCGGTTCCGTCAATGCTGGCCCTCGGCCATCGTCGGGGGGACCGGCAGCACTTCCGCCATCACCGTGGAACAGGTGGTGGGCGGAAGGTGGGAACGCTGCGATTACCGGGATCATCCCGGCTTCCTGCCCTCGCTCGGCTTCACCGCCCGAGGCTGCCGGATGAAATGCCGGTTCTGCATGGTGCCGGGATCGGAAGGCCGCCCCAGATCGGTCAACGCCATCGCCGATCTGTGGCGCGGGCCGGGGCACGCCAGGAAGCTGCTGCTGCTCGACAACGATTTCTTCGGCCAGCCGGAGGAGCAATGGCAGGCCCGCGTCGCCGAGATCCGGGGTGGCGATTTCCGGGTCTGTTTCAGCCAGGGCATCAATATCCGGCTGGTGGATGACCGGGTGGCCGAGGCCCTGGCCTCGGTCCAATACCGCGACGACCAGTTCCGCCAGCGCCGCCTCTACACCGCCTGGGACAATCTCGGCGATGAACGGGTGTTCTTTCGCGGTGTCGAACGGCTGGACAAGGCCGGGGTGCCGCCTCGGCATCTGATGGCCTACATGCTGGTGGGGTTCGATCCGGCGGAGACCTGGGACCGCATCCATTACCGCTTCGGCCGCATGGTCGCCGCTGGTATCCGCCCCTATCCCATGGTGTTCGATCCCGCCCGCCGCGACCTGAAGCAATTCCAACGCTGGGCGGTGACCGGGCTTTATCGGGCCGTCCCCTGGGCCGATTACGATCCATCCATCCGAAAGCGGAATGCCGGGAGCCAATTGGCCCTGGCCGTCGCCTGA
- a CDS encoding tape measure protein: protein MATKSVSIRLSLQDGETVRRALLQLGEDGQKALLRIETAAQPASKSLLAMNAASQDIQGGMAGFASRLGPIGSVMMALGPAGLAAGAAIGFFGKAMVESTIKVESLEARLKGLVGAAALSETTSYLYTQAQKTGTALETVVGAYSRLAALQKAGIITTGESRALLEGFQSTAIALGASSEQLEQSLFGLAQGLSSGTLRAEELNQIVEPMPGLLQALDRAAALPSGGFRQMVTQGKVTADFFRDTLIKALRGFDEAAKESADTAERSFTRMANAWQGFTNASWLRKVLSGGANAGAATLESLTPGESTVKSRLADLDRRIAALGGEQALDKPLPTGTHSVVVQAVREENEELRRLLAERQDVAADLDEITRKRAGMEAQAKMERDRVRAEQREPTYIEKLTDLKFEVEWQEKLNTARAAGNAEFSRTKAQYEAAKGFRQIEKELFQQGGVYRTKPKEQEIKDLLAREAEAKGNGEMSAQAQAEVLGLNLQARGQERLAEAARTGGQAQIDAARAAKVLEFAFKNNGAAVAEYDRALRRIDDAKLLEQKNGLIRTLGQEAAANDRLADSAKGSVADTILAERTNWLAEQASKGLIDANGELAASYAQVQKSRANSEAARAVADLEREIDAQVRLAEAVRSSDRTKVRDVTIDNDVVKFARSHKLAEDDPKLDEYRAARSRQYAESVKDEARQTTLAYDATLRFAEELAKLNEQRASGTLSEEAYTRRYRELEQDKLAASRDWQDGAIRAVRAYADEASNAAVSAERAMSGALRASEDSFVKWAMTGKLAGQDLFNSLAEEALRAAWRMSVVAPLFGGAGGGIFGGMIAGIGSFFSGTASGGASSGGATPVPDTGNFAIAHTGGLIGLDRLDARSYSASVFSNAPKFHGGGLVAGERPIVARVGEGVFTPRQMDNADRILNAALSQPTAVGVVVTVNNHASGTQARAEQSQGADGRIHLDIIVEEIEGRMSRRIGQGEGMAPMLEHRYGLNPAAGTYR from the coding sequence ATGGCCACCAAATCCGTCTCCATCCGCCTGTCCTTGCAGGACGGCGAAACCGTGCGCCGCGCCCTGCTGCAACTGGGCGAGGACGGACAGAAGGCCCTGCTGCGCATCGAGACGGCGGCGCAACCGGCGTCGAAGTCGCTGCTGGCCATGAATGCCGCCAGTCAGGATATCCAGGGCGGCATGGCGGGGTTTGCCTCGCGGCTTGGCCCCATCGGCTCGGTGATGATGGCGCTGGGACCGGCGGGGTTGGCGGCCGGGGCGGCTATCGGCTTCTTCGGCAAGGCCATGGTCGAGTCCACCATCAAGGTGGAAAGCCTGGAGGCCCGCCTCAAGGGTCTGGTCGGCGCCGCCGCCCTGAGCGAAACCACCAGCTATCTCTACACCCAGGCGCAGAAGACCGGCACCGCCCTGGAGACGGTGGTCGGGGCCTATTCCCGACTGGCGGCGTTGCAGAAGGCCGGGATCATCACCACCGGCGAGTCCCGCGCCCTGCTGGAGGGCTTCCAGTCCACTGCCATCGCGCTGGGGGCCTCGTCCGAACAGTTGGAGCAATCCCTGTTCGGTCTGGCCCAGGGGCTGTCGTCGGGCACGCTCCGCGCCGAGGAACTCAACCAGATCGTCGAGCCCATGCCGGGGCTGCTGCAGGCTCTCGACCGGGCCGCCGCGCTGCCCTCGGGCGGCTTCCGCCAGATGGTCACCCAGGGCAAGGTCACGGCGGATTTCTTCCGCGACACCTTGATCAAGGCGCTGCGGGGCTTCGACGAAGCCGCCAAGGAAAGCGCCGACACCGCCGAGCGGTCCTTCACCCGCATGGCCAATGCCTGGCAGGGCTTCACCAACGCCTCCTGGCTGCGCAAGGTTCTGTCGGGCGGCGCCAATGCCGGGGCGGCGACGCTGGAATCGCTGACGCCGGGGGAATCCACCGTCAAGTCGCGGCTGGCCGATCTGGATCGCCGCATTGCCGCCCTGGGGGGCGAGCAGGCGCTCGACAAGCCGCTGCCGACGGGCACCCATTCGGTGGTGGTGCAGGCGGTCAGGGAGGAAAACGAGGAACTGCGCCGCCTGCTGGCCGAGCGCCAGGACGTCGCCGCCGATCTCGACGAGATCACCCGCAAGCGCGCGGGCATGGAAGCCCAGGCCAAGATGGAGCGCGACCGGGTCCGGGCCGAGCAGCGCGAGCCGACCTATATCGAGAAGCTGACCGACCTCAAATTCGAGGTGGAATGGCAGGAGAAGCTCAATACGGCCCGCGCCGCCGGCAACGCGGAATTCTCCCGCACCAAGGCCCAATACGAGGCCGCCAAGGGCTTTCGCCAGATTGAGAAGGAGCTGTTCCAGCAAGGTGGCGTCTATCGCACCAAACCCAAGGAACAGGAGATCAAGGATCTGCTGGCCCGCGAGGCCGAAGCCAAGGGCAATGGCGAGATGTCGGCCCAGGCTCAGGCCGAGGTGCTGGGGCTGAACCTCCAGGCCCGTGGCCAGGAGCGTCTGGCCGAAGCCGCCCGCACCGGCGGACAGGCCCAGATCGATGCGGCGCGAGCCGCCAAGGTGCTGGAATTCGCCTTCAAGAACAATGGTGCGGCGGTGGCCGAGTATGACCGGGCGTTGCGCCGCATCGACGACGCCAAGCTGCTGGAGCAGAAGAACGGCCTGATCCGCACCCTGGGGCAGGAAGCCGCCGCCAATGACCGTCTCGCCGATTCCGCCAAGGGATCGGTGGCTGACACCATCCTGGCGGAGCGCACCAACTGGCTGGCTGAACAGGCATCCAAGGGGCTGATTGATGCCAATGGCGAACTGGCGGCCTCCTACGCCCAGGTGCAGAAATCGCGCGCCAACAGCGAGGCCGCTCGCGCCGTTGCCGATCTGGAACGCGAGATCGACGCCCAGGTTCGGTTGGCCGAGGCGGTGCGGAGCAGTGATCGCACCAAAGTCCGTGACGTCACCATCGACAATGATGTTGTCAAATTCGCCCGCAGCCACAAGTTGGCAGAGGACGATCCCAAACTCGATGAGTACCGGGCGGCCCGCTCGCGGCAATATGCCGAGTCGGTCAAGGACGAGGCCCGCCAGACCACGCTGGCCTATGACGCTACTCTGCGGTTTGCCGAGGAACTGGCCAAGCTCAACGAGCAGCGGGCCAGCGGCACCTTGTCGGAAGAGGCTTACACCCGCCGTTATCGGGAGCTGGAGCAGGATAAGCTGGCCGCCAGCCGCGATTGGCAGGACGGGGCCATCCGGGCGGTGCGGGCCTATGCCGACGAAGCCAGCAACGCGGCGGTTTCCGCCGAACGCGCCATGTCGGGAGCCTTGCGGGCTAGCGAGGATTCCTTCGTCAAATGGGCCATGACCGGCAAGCTGGCCGGACAGGATCTGTTCAACAGCCTGGCCGAGGAGGCCCTGCGCGCCGCCTGGCGCATGTCGGTGGTGGCGCCCCTGTTCGGTGGGGCTGGCGGCGGCATCTTCGGCGGCATGATCGCCGGCATCGGCAGTTTCTTTTCCGGGACCGCTTCTGGTGGCGCCAGTTCCGGCGGCGCAACGCCGGTGCCCGATACCGGTAATTTCGCCATCGCCCATACCGGCGGCCTGATCGGTCTCGACCGGCTGGACGCTCGTTCATACAGCGCGTCGGTGTTTTCTAATGCGCCGAAATTCCACGGCGGCGGTCTGGTGGCTGGCGAACGCCCTATCGTCGCTCGCGTCGGCGAGGGGGTCTTCACGCCCCGGCAGATGGACAATGCCGACCGCATCCTGAACGCCGCCTTATCGCAGCCGACGGCGGTGGGCGTGGTGGTCACGGTCAACAATCATGCGTCGGGCACCCAGGCCCGCGCAGAGCAATCCCAGGGGGCCGATGGCCGCATCCATCTCGACATCATCGTCGAGGAGATCGAAGGCCGCATGAGCCGCCGCATTGGTCAGGGCGAGGGCATGGCCCCGATGCTGGAGCATCGCTATGGACTGAACCCGGCGGCAGGGACCTATCGATGA
- a CDS encoding RCC1 domain-containing protein produces MSSLHSLLEAIKGRGQSLASVEGVGAATARDLVYLAKAVEAMVGADALLDLLDTAGRPAEIVIVPAPGTATVTLTSDQVSRDVVVVRPDQGAYTANASLIVAPSRGWAAVFDNELAIPLRVRTATQATPVDIAPGRKGWLFCDGAVVDHVFDVAAAVAAAASPLAMRGDLYVRDGSGNARLAVGAAAKFLGSDGTDPKWLLPPGRPNARVRYLANDFIARDADDNPIPGGTAVSLTATSRLGNLITNAVTFPDHANLGIWDADSQSGMTSIYRGFAAVFQDGGLSVWGNSNSGRNGDPNGSHWPHFQPALYRTTNEGHLLGETLTDSAIKQIYGNYGTTMILLENGELYATGYGGHGQQGDGTTSSKSFFQRIVFPGDAGPVRYVVSTCMTGPDSSAAFYALMEDGDVYSWGYNGYGQLGLGDGSNRTMPTKLAAFDRNVQCIVAAGGSYGFAHFVTTDNRLFGCGYNGYGNLGDGTTANKAAPVLIDAGPVVKCANTGYGSFNFAFYIKADGKLYAMGFNESGQLGDNSTTQRNSPVLVSTLGLTDLTKVIDIWAYGARYGAGAFALTKNGQFWAWGSNVNGQLGLGDTTSRQAPALVPGVEHVSQVASPTTGVNQSTQYHYNNVMVLRHANAADRIARRNGYPMTAGYGGAFMGTPNASNPTTAFKYVGFPPKYHGRIRRIGCSGYHDGTNTSEQDAYALAMDGTVFAWGPSSTYSLGDWMNTGSICPQPLKF; encoded by the coding sequence ATGTCGTCCCTCCACTCCCTCCTTGAGGCTATCAAGGGGCGGGGTCAGTCCCTGGCGTCCGTCGAGGGCGTTGGCGCCGCCACCGCCCGCGATCTCGTCTATCTCGCCAAGGCGGTGGAAGCCATGGTTGGCGCCGACGCCCTGCTGGACCTGCTCGATACCGCCGGCCGTCCCGCCGAGATCGTCATTGTTCCGGCTCCCGGCACGGCCACCGTCACCCTGACCTCCGATCAGGTCAGCCGCGACGTGGTCGTGGTGCGTCCCGATCAGGGGGCCTACACGGCGAATGCTTCGCTGATCGTGGCGCCGTCACGGGGCTGGGCCGCCGTTTTCGACAACGAGCTGGCCATCCCGCTGCGGGTCAGGACCGCCACCCAGGCCACCCCGGTGGACATCGCGCCGGGCCGCAAGGGATGGCTGTTCTGCGACGGGGCGGTGGTCGACCATGTGTTCGACGTTGCCGCCGCCGTAGCGGCCGCCGCCTCCCCGCTGGCGATGCGCGGAGACCTCTATGTGCGCGACGGCTCCGGCAATGCCCGTCTGGCTGTGGGGGCCGCCGCCAAGTTCCTCGGCTCGGACGGCACCGATCCCAAATGGCTGCTGCCGCCGGGACGCCCCAATGCGCGGGTTCGGTATCTCGCCAATGATTTCATCGCCCGCGATGCCGACGACAATCCGATCCCCGGCGGCACAGCCGTTTCGCTGACGGCGACGTCCAGGCTGGGCAACCTGATCACCAATGCCGTCACCTTCCCCGATCACGCCAATCTCGGCATCTGGGACGCCGACAGCCAGTCCGGCATGACCTCCATCTATCGCGGCTTCGCGGCGGTGTTCCAGGACGGCGGCCTTTCCGTGTGGGGCAATTCCAATTCGGGGCGCAACGGCGATCCCAACGGTTCGCACTGGCCGCATTTCCAGCCGGCGCTGTACCGCACCACCAACGAGGGACATCTGCTCGGCGAGACGCTCACCGATTCCGCCATCAAGCAGATCTACGGCAATTACGGCACCACCATGATCCTGCTGGAGAATGGCGAGCTCTACGCTACCGGCTATGGGGGCCACGGCCAGCAAGGCGACGGTACCACGTCGAGCAAGTCGTTTTTCCAGCGCATCGTCTTTCCCGGCGACGCCGGGCCCGTCCGCTATGTCGTCTCCACCTGCATGACCGGGCCGGACAGCAGCGCCGCCTTCTACGCCTTGATGGAAGACGGCGACGTCTATTCCTGGGGCTATAACGGCTATGGTCAGCTCGGTCTGGGCGACGGCAGCAACCGGACCATGCCCACCAAGCTCGCCGCCTTCGACCGCAACGTCCAATGCATTGTGGCAGCGGGCGGCTCCTACGGCTTCGCCCATTTCGTCACCACCGACAACCGGCTATTCGGCTGCGGCTATAACGGCTACGGCAATCTGGGCGACGGCACCACCGCCAACAAGGCCGCGCCGGTGCTGATCGATGCCGGGCCGGTGGTGAAATGCGCCAACACCGGCTACGGCTCGTTCAACTTCGCCTTCTACATCAAGGCGGACGGCAAGCTCTATGCCATGGGCTTCAACGAAAGCGGCCAACTCGGCGATAACTCGACCACCCAGCGCAACTCTCCGGTCCTGGTCAGCACTCTCGGCCTGACCGATCTCACCAAGGTAATCGACATCTGGGCCTACGGCGCCCGCTATGGCGCCGGGGCCTTCGCGCTGACCAAGAACGGGCAGTTCTGGGCCTGGGGCAGCAACGTCAACGGCCAGTTGGGCCTGGGCGACACCACCAGCCGCCAAGCCCCCGCCCTGGTGCCGGGTGTCGAGCATGTCTCGCAGGTCGCCTCGCCCACCACCGGGGTCAACCAATCCACCCAGTACCACTACAACAACGTCATGGTTCTGCGGCACGCCAATGCGGCCGACCGCATCGCGCGGCGCAACGGCTACCCCATGACGGCGGGATATGGCGGGGCGTTCATGGGCACCCCCAACGCCTCCAACCCGACCACGGCATTCAAGTATGTGGGTTTCCCGCCCAAATACCACGGACGCATCCGCCGCATCGGCTGCTCGGGCTATCACGACGGCACCAATACCTCCGAGCAGGACGCCTACGCCCTGGCCATGGACGGCACCGTCTTCGCCTGGGGGCCGTCCAGCACCTATTCCCTCGGCGACTGGATGAACACCGGCAGCATCTGCCCGCAGCCGCTCAAATTCTGA
- a CDS encoding DUF1833 family protein, which translates to MPDPALSQALKEAFASAPAGTVILDTLEIWHPTFTEPIRVVRDHADLTARLEAGAPRDGGKRVTFAALAFEFSPPPVDTAPVPEITVTLDNVGSDITDALEGAAISQQVIEITWRPYLSTDLNGPHMDPPITMTLTDVEADTMRVTGRARMLDAGNKSFPSITYTARRFPGLAR; encoded by the coding sequence ATGCCTGATCCGGCATTGTCGCAGGCGCTGAAGGAGGCGTTTGCATCAGCCCCGGCCGGAACGGTGATCCTGGATACATTGGAAATCTGGCATCCAACCTTCACCGAACCGATTCGGGTGGTGCGCGATCATGCCGACCTCACCGCCCGGCTGGAGGCCGGTGCCCCCCGCGATGGCGGCAAACGGGTGACCTTCGCCGCGCTGGCCTTCGAGTTCTCGCCGCCGCCGGTGGATACCGCCCCGGTACCGGAAATCACCGTCACCCTCGACAATGTCGGCAGCGACATCACCGATGCCCTTGAGGGCGCCGCCATCAGCCAGCAGGTGATCGAGATCACCTGGCGGCCCTATCTCTCCACCGATCTCAACGGCCCCCATATGGACCCGCCCATCACCATGACCCTGACCGATGTCGAGGCCGACACCATGAGAGTCACCGGGCGTGCCCGCATGCTGGATGCGGGGAACAAGTCCTTCCCGTCCATCACCTATACCGCCCGGCGCTTTCCCGGCTTGGCGCGGTAA
- a CDS encoding type II toxin-antitoxin system VapC family toxin, which yields MSYLVDTCALSELIRPVPAPQVVEWFETVPQEALFISALTLGEIRRGAEKLADGRRRGRIIAWLEIELPDWFESRVLPVDAAVADEWGRLTARIKQPLPAIDSLIAATALKHRLTVVTRNVADFAAAGVDILNPWET from the coding sequence GTGAGCTATCTGGTCGATACCTGCGCCTTGTCGGAGTTGATCCGACCCGTCCCGGCGCCGCAGGTGGTGGAGTGGTTCGAAACGGTGCCGCAGGAGGCGCTGTTCATCAGCGCCCTGACCCTGGGCGAAATCCGCCGGGGTGCCGAGAAGCTGGCGGATGGGCGGCGGCGCGGCCGGATCATCGCCTGGCTGGAAATCGAGCTACCCGACTGGTTCGAGAGCCGCGTGCTGCCGGTCGATGCCGCCGTCGCTGACGAATGGGGCCGCCTGACCGCACGGATCAAACAACCGCTGCCGGCCATCGACAGCCTGATCGCCGCCACCGCCCTGAAGCACCGGCTCACCGTGGTAACCCGCAACGTCGCCGATTTCGCCGCGGCCGGCGTCGATATCCTCAATCCCTGGGAAACCTGA
- a CDS encoding type II toxin-antitoxin system Phd/YefM family antitoxin yields MHAWQVQDAKARFSELLRSAAAEGPQAITVRGRTTAVVMSQDEYERLKGRKPSLVEFLRASPLSGVDLDIERDRSPSRDIEL; encoded by the coding sequence ATGCACGCGTGGCAGGTTCAGGACGCCAAGGCCCGGTTCAGCGAACTGCTGCGCAGCGCCGCAGCCGAAGGTCCGCAGGCGATCACCGTTCGGGGCCGTACCACGGCGGTGGTGATGTCCCAGGACGAGTACGAACGGCTGAAGGGGCGCAAGCCGTCGCTGGTGGAATTCCTGCGGGCTTCGCCGCTGTCCGGCGTGGACCTCGACATCGAACGCGATCGCTCGCCATCGCGGGACATCGAGTTGTGA
- a CDS encoding NlpC/P60 family protein: MTRECQSPVGAPHWAIALIGVPWSVHGSGPDSFNCWEFVRMVQAEHFGRLLPEISNPQDMLVMGRTFRDHPERRRWAKVDSPAEGDCVLLRRSRHPIHVGVWLDVDGGGVLHCAEGAGVVFQRSDALALNGWAVEGFYRFIGGQG; this comes from the coding sequence ATGACCCGCGAATGCCAGTCGCCGGTTGGAGCCCCCCATTGGGCCATCGCTTTGATCGGCGTGCCGTGGTCCGTCCACGGCAGCGGGCCGGACTCGTTCAATTGCTGGGAATTCGTCCGCATGGTCCAAGCCGAGCATTTCGGCCGCCTGCTGCCCGAGATCAGCAATCCCCAAGATATGCTGGTCATGGGGCGCACCTTCCGCGACCACCCCGAGCGTCGGCGCTGGGCCAAGGTTGATTCGCCTGCGGAAGGCGATTGCGTCCTGCTGCGTCGGTCCCGCCATCCCATCCATGTGGGCGTCTGGCTCGATGTGGATGGCGGCGGCGTCCTGCATTGCGCCGAGGGTGCCGGGGTGGTGTTCCAGCGTTCGGACGCGCTCGCGCTCAACGGCTGGGCCGTCGAAGGCTTCTACCGCTTCATCGGTGGCCAGGGATGA